One stretch of Candidatus Baltobacteraceae bacterium DNA includes these proteins:
- a CDS encoding efflux RND transporter periplasmic adaptor subunit: MKAYSLRLTAAVALLVIVLLAGCGRGSNRMRGGFGGPASPAPIPTAVAHQASVHPTLVIAGIIAPLQNVAISSTLSEPADTVSVNEGDRVRAGQVIAVFDTADLQAQLESQLRTAASDEAKVSQARYTAQLNYGQNPEQVQQARQSLMQAQHTLALDTLTLQRDEQLVSQGYLQQQTYDQQRTTVSNDQAGVRSAQAALNSAITNQQVNGVPGKGLQAANIASAAADAASARATANQIRAEISRATIASPVDGVVINRNLNPGEYPNGRTLFTIQELSHVYAELNASSTDIFRIKGGAQVALHAGGDQTGRAYTGKVVAVLGQVAPGSTNFTVKALVENPGDVLQAGVPVTGTIDLPSTSGTGIPLTAFLDDTRSTVMIAQKGVAKLTHVRELANDGTTSIVTGVTSGTRVIADGQLGLTDGQPLGASTGRGRRGRNQTQ, translated from the coding sequence ATGAAGGCGTATTCTTTGCGGCTGACCGCCGCCGTTGCACTGCTCGTAATCGTCCTGTTGGCCGGTTGCGGCCGCGGCTCGAACCGGATGCGGGGTGGCTTCGGCGGACCGGCATCGCCGGCGCCGATACCGACGGCTGTTGCGCACCAGGCCTCCGTTCATCCGACGCTGGTCATCGCCGGCATCATCGCGCCGCTGCAAAACGTTGCGATCTCGAGCACGCTTTCCGAACCTGCCGACACCGTCAGCGTGAACGAAGGCGATCGGGTCCGTGCGGGACAGGTCATCGCCGTTTTCGACACCGCCGATCTGCAGGCGCAGCTCGAATCGCAATTGCGCACGGCGGCCTCCGACGAGGCGAAGGTTTCGCAAGCACGCTACACGGCGCAGCTCAACTACGGGCAAAACCCCGAACAAGTGCAGCAGGCGCGTCAATCGCTCATGCAAGCGCAGCACACGCTTGCGCTCGATACGTTGACGCTGCAGCGCGACGAGCAGCTCGTCTCGCAAGGTTACTTGCAGCAGCAGACGTACGATCAGCAGCGCACGACCGTTTCGAACGATCAAGCCGGTGTCCGCTCAGCACAAGCCGCACTCAACTCGGCGATCACGAATCAGCAAGTCAACGGAGTTCCCGGCAAAGGCTTACAAGCGGCGAATATCGCGTCCGCTGCCGCCGATGCAGCCTCGGCGCGCGCGACTGCCAATCAAATTCGCGCCGAGATTTCGCGCGCTACGATCGCCTCGCCCGTCGACGGCGTCGTGATCAACCGTAATCTCAATCCCGGCGAGTATCCGAATGGGCGCACGCTCTTCACGATTCAAGAACTTTCGCACGTCTACGCCGAGCTCAACGCCTCGAGCACCGACATCTTCCGCATCAAAGGCGGCGCGCAGGTTGCCCTGCACGCTGGCGGCGATCAGACCGGACGCGCATACACGGGCAAAGTCGTCGCGGTGCTTGGACAAGTCGCCCCGGGCTCGACGAACTTTACCGTGAAAGCGCTGGTCGAAAACCCCGGTGACGTTCTGCAAGCCGGCGTTCCAGTTACCGGGACGATCGATCTTCCCTCAACGAGCGGCACCGGAATTCCGCTGACGGCGTTTCTCGACGACACGCGCTCGACGGTCATGATCGCACAAAAGGGCGTCGCAAAGTTGACGCACGTGCGCGAGCTTGCGAACGATGGCACGACATCGATCGTCACCGGCGTTACGAGCGGTACACGCGTCATCGCCGACGGACAGCTCGGCCTTACCGACGGTCAACCGCTCGGCGCGAGCACGGGTCGCGGCCGCCGCGGTCGCAACCAAACGCAGTAA
- a CDS encoding aminotransferase class V-fold PLP-dependent enzyme codes for MFRSGQHFVQIPGPTNVPERVLRAMDRQIVDHRGPDFAECTLEILPAMQKLVKTKDANVVLYPSSGTGAWEAAITNVLSPGDRVLVIETGQFSNLWADLARRLGIDVELIPGDWRHGADPDEISRRLSEDREKRIAAVMVVHNETSTGVTSRLADVRAAIDRASHPALLLVDTVSSLASIDYRHDEWGVDVMVCGSQKGLMLPPGIGINVVSRKALEASKRSRFPKAYFDWTPIIEANVQGFYPYTSPTLMFFGLREALRMLHEEGLKTTFERHARLAEATRRAVGGWGLEILARDPREYSNTLTAVLVPEGVDVDKVRLKILERFDVSLGVGLGKVKGKIFRIGHLGSINDVMLAGVLCAVQMGLRLSGVDIEDGIAPALEYLAEPARAPALA; via the coding sequence ATGTTTCGCAGCGGGCAGCATTTCGTTCAAATCCCCGGGCCAACGAACGTCCCGGAGCGCGTATTGCGCGCGATGGACCGTCAGATCGTCGACCATCGCGGTCCCGATTTTGCGGAATGTACGCTCGAGATTTTGCCCGCGATGCAAAAGCTCGTCAAAACAAAAGATGCAAACGTAGTCCTCTATCCCTCGTCCGGAACGGGCGCGTGGGAAGCAGCCATCACGAACGTGCTTTCGCCCGGCGACCGCGTTCTTGTCATCGAGACCGGGCAATTCTCGAATCTTTGGGCGGATCTCGCGCGACGCTTGGGCATCGACGTCGAGCTGATTCCGGGAGATTGGCGCCACGGTGCCGATCCCGATGAGATCTCGCGCCGGCTCAGCGAAGATCGCGAGAAGCGCATCGCCGCCGTCATGGTCGTGCACAACGAAACCTCGACCGGCGTTACGTCGCGCCTTGCGGATGTGCGCGCTGCCATCGATCGTGCGAGTCACCCGGCGCTGCTATTGGTCGACACGGTTTCGTCGCTTGCGTCCATCGATTATCGCCACGACGAGTGGGGCGTTGACGTCATGGTCTGCGGTTCGCAGAAGGGCTTGATGCTCCCGCCGGGGATCGGCATCAACGTCGTCTCGCGCAAAGCGCTCGAGGCATCAAAGCGTTCGCGTTTTCCGAAAGCGTATTTCGATTGGACGCCGATCATCGAAGCGAATGTGCAAGGCTTCTATCCGTATACGTCGCCGACGCTGATGTTCTTCGGGCTGCGCGAAGCGTTGCGAATGCTGCATGAAGAGGGCTTGAAGACGACGTTCGAACGGCATGCGCGTCTGGCGGAAGCAACGCGCCGCGCTGTCGGAGGTTGGGGTCTCGAGATTCTGGCGCGCGATCCGCGCGAGTACTCGAACACCTTGACGGCAGTACTCGTTCCGGAAGGCGTCGATGTCGACAAAGTGCGCCTGAAGATATTGGAGCGCTTCGATGTTTCGCTCGGAGTCGGTCTCGGCAAAGTCAAAGGCAAGATCTTCCGGATCGGTCATCTGGGCAGCATCAACGACGTGATGCTGGCCGGCGTGCTGTGTGCGGTGCAAATGGGCCTGCGGCTTTCGGGCGTCGATATCGAAGACGGCATCGCACCCGCTCTCGAGTATTTGGCCGAACCGGCACGCGCACCGGCGCTCGCATAG
- a CDS encoding efflux RND transporter permease subunit, protein MRLTQLFVRRPSLVVVVCALVALAGTVATATLVQQNFPNIDFPSVFVSLSYPGASPTEFRDAIVRPIENAIAGAPNLDHMNSSIQNGQGSIAATFSLDSNQTTDLVEVQRRVESTRSVLPNDLSPPSIRTFDPGQATVVTLSISSRTLTRAALSAIVTNNLVPEIEQIDGVSNVNANGTVAPAIEVYVDPKTLSSSGFVIGDVVQAISNNNLRAPGGLAYGADRETSIDVRGDVTDVASVVKLPLYAASAGSTGAASLTGPQGGTGLRGVGQGAPVGSSTAATSSALAGTTSPLSIAQSASTSTLNPWSVSQRTVAIGDVASVIDASEVQRTYSYVGPTVAISLGVQKATGASEIASAENVTSALPRLRAEYPNISFDVLNNQATYTQQQLSAVYHTIAEGIIFTGIVMLFFLRSWRNAIVVMIAIPTSLLTTLFVMRLANFTIDTISLLAMTLCIGILVDDSIVVLENAKRHFEGGEAPKTAALLARTEMGAAAIVITLVDVVVFLPISFLPGVTGRFLSEFGLVVVVATLTSLAVSFSVTPALAGNWSLLSAHKAPRVVEAFTRGFEAVRTWYLTHVLEWGLRHPRSVMIACVLSVIGAISLIPLHVIGFDFIPPIDRGEIFMQLTFPTGTPLATTNAAIADLTQQIAKIPDVEKQTGTAGSYQAGFGGGVTQGSVGQIHVFLKDKRKHSTTFWATALTQMARKKYARGNPVAIPATGTGGGNAQPIDYNITSDNDDPNPYAARILAVLESTPGIVHAVSNASILAPQVDVVFDRERARALDVDIASAANGIRAAFGGATAAQFFTNLGVKYVQVTYPQSAQSSVDEINRIPVRTKTGQVTYAGDVSKLVQDPNTPLITRTNRQTVVHVSANTTPGIALSNVQRAFLQRVAALHLPNTVHVIPNARGQQQNLAETVSGLGWALILSFTLVYLLMVALYDSYVLPVIIMFAIPVASVGALGSLAIANQTLNLFSLIGTVMLIGLVSKNGILLVDFANHHIRAGVDRYTAIRESAQERFRPIVMTTASMIAGMLPIAIALEPGSEVRRSLGIVVIGGLTSSLLLTLVLVPVAFVWLAPRHFQSHEPPSNLEPAPRTPVGAGST, encoded by the coding sequence ATGCGCTTGACGCAACTCTTCGTCCGCAGACCTTCTCTCGTCGTCGTCGTATGCGCGCTCGTCGCGCTAGCCGGAACGGTTGCTACGGCGACGCTCGTGCAACAGAACTTTCCAAACATCGACTTCCCCTCCGTCTTCGTGAGCTTGTCGTATCCCGGCGCATCGCCAACCGAATTTCGCGATGCGATCGTGCGGCCGATCGAAAACGCGATCGCCGGTGCGCCCAACCTGGATCACATGAACAGCTCGATCCAAAACGGTCAGGGCTCGATCGCGGCGACCTTCTCGCTCGACTCGAACCAGACGACGGATCTGGTTGAAGTCCAGCGGCGTGTCGAATCAACGCGCTCCGTCTTGCCGAACGATCTATCGCCACCGTCGATTCGGACGTTCGATCCGGGGCAGGCGACGGTCGTGACGCTATCCATTTCATCACGAACGCTCACGCGCGCAGCCCTCTCCGCGATCGTCACTAACAATCTCGTCCCCGAGATCGAGCAGATCGACGGCGTTTCAAACGTCAATGCGAACGGGACGGTGGCTCCGGCGATTGAAGTTTATGTTGATCCGAAGACGCTCTCGTCGTCGGGATTCGTCATCGGCGACGTCGTGCAAGCCATCTCGAACAACAACTTGCGCGCGCCGGGCGGTCTCGCGTATGGAGCCGATCGTGAGACGTCGATCGACGTTCGTGGTGACGTCACCGACGTCGCGTCCGTCGTCAAGCTTCCCTTATATGCGGCGTCGGCCGGTTCGACCGGCGCGGCGTCACTCACCGGCCCCCAGGGTGGAACTGGTTTGCGCGGCGTCGGCCAAGGTGCGCCGGTTGGAAGCTCGACGGCGGCAACATCATCGGCGCTGGCCGGAACGACCTCGCCGCTTTCGATCGCGCAATCCGCCTCAACCTCGACGCTCAACCCATGGAGTGTCTCGCAACGTACGGTAGCAATCGGCGACGTCGCGAGCGTCATCGATGCTTCGGAAGTGCAACGTACATATTCGTACGTCGGGCCGACGGTTGCAATTTCGCTCGGCGTTCAGAAAGCGACCGGCGCGAGCGAGATCGCGTCGGCAGAAAATGTCACGAGCGCCCTGCCCCGCCTGCGGGCAGAATATCCGAACATCAGTTTCGACGTCCTGAACAACCAAGCGACGTACACGCAACAGCAGCTCAGCGCCGTCTATCACACGATCGCCGAAGGGATCATCTTCACCGGGATCGTGATGTTGTTCTTTCTGCGCTCGTGGCGCAACGCGATCGTCGTGATGATCGCGATTCCGACGTCCTTGCTGACGACGCTCTTCGTGATGCGCCTTGCGAATTTTACGATCGATACGATCTCGCTGCTCGCGATGACGCTCTGCATCGGAATCCTGGTCGACGATTCGATCGTCGTCCTCGAGAACGCCAAGCGGCACTTCGAAGGCGGCGAGGCTCCCAAGACGGCCGCGCTGCTGGCCCGTACCGAGATGGGCGCGGCCGCCATCGTCATCACGCTCGTTGACGTCGTCGTCTTCTTGCCCATCTCGTTCCTGCCCGGCGTCACTGGCCGTTTCCTCTCCGAGTTCGGGCTCGTCGTCGTCGTCGCGACATTGACGTCGCTCGCGGTTTCGTTCTCGGTCACGCCGGCGCTGGCCGGAAACTGGTCGCTGCTCTCAGCGCATAAAGCACCGCGCGTCGTTGAAGCCTTCACGCGCGGCTTTGAAGCGGTGCGCACATGGTATCTGACGCACGTCCTCGAGTGGGGCTTACGTCACCCGCGCAGCGTGATGATCGCGTGCGTGCTCTCCGTCATCGGAGCGATCAGCCTCATTCCGCTGCACGTGATCGGCTTCGATTTCATTCCGCCGATCGATCGCGGCGAAATATTCATGCAGCTCACCTTCCCGACGGGGACGCCGCTCGCGACGACAAATGCTGCGATCGCCGATCTCACGCAACAGATCGCAAAAATCCCCGATGTCGAGAAGCAGACGGGAACGGCCGGATCCTATCAAGCCGGCTTCGGCGGCGGCGTGACGCAAGGCTCGGTCGGCCAGATTCACGTCTTCCTCAAAGATAAGCGCAAACACTCAACGACCTTTTGGGCGACGGCGCTGACGCAAATGGCTCGCAAGAAATATGCGCGCGGAAATCCGGTCGCTATCCCCGCCACCGGAACCGGCGGCGGCAACGCACAACCGATTGATTACAATATCACCTCTGATAATGACGACCCCAATCCGTATGCAGCCAGGATCCTCGCCGTCTTGGAATCGACGCCGGGGATCGTTCACGCGGTAAGCAATGCCTCGATCCTTGCTCCCCAGGTCGACGTCGTTTTCGACCGGGAACGCGCTCGCGCGCTCGACGTCGACATCGCTTCGGCGGCTAACGGAATTCGCGCCGCGTTCGGCGGCGCAACCGCGGCTCAATTCTTCACCAACCTGGGCGTCAAGTACGTTCAGGTGACGTATCCGCAAAGCGCGCAATCGTCCGTCGACGAGATCAATCGGATTCCCGTGCGCACCAAGACGGGGCAAGTAACGTACGCGGGTGACGTCTCGAAGCTCGTGCAAGATCCGAACACGCCGCTGATCACACGCACGAATCGCCAAACCGTCGTGCACGTGAGCGCAAACACGACGCCGGGGATTGCCCTCTCAAACGTGCAGCGCGCGTTCTTGCAACGCGTCGCCGCGCTTCATCTGCCGAACACCGTCCACGTGATTCCGAACGCGCGGGGTCAACAGCAGAATCTGGCGGAGACCGTCAGCGGTCTCGGCTGGGCGCTGATCCTCTCGTTTACGCTCGTGTACTTGTTGATGGTCGCACTCTACGACAGCTACGTCTTGCCGGTCATCATCATGTTTGCGATTCCGGTTGCATCCGTCGGCGCACTCGGCTCGCTTGCAATTGCGAACCAGACGCTAAACCTCTTCTCGCTGATCGGCACGGTTATGTTGATCGGTCTCGTCTCGAAGAACGGCATTCTGCTCGTTGATTTCGCGAATCATCATATTCGCGCCGGAGTCGACCGCTACACCGCGATTCGCGAAAGCGCTCAAGAGCGATTCCGTCCGATCGTCATGACGACGGCCTCGATGATTGCCGGCATGCTGCCGATTGCCATCGCGCTCGAACCAGGCTCCGAAGTACGCCGCTCGCTCGGTATCGTTGTGATCGGCGGGCTCACCAGCTCGCTGCTGCTCACGCTCGTGCTCGTCCCTGTCGCCTTCGTGTGGCTGGCCCCGCGCCATTTCCAATCGCACGAGCCGCCCTCGAACCTCGAGCCTGCGCCGCGCACGCCCGTGGGGGCGGGTAGCACCTAA
- a CDS encoding dihydrodipicolinate synthase family protein, with translation MAKVLGGVMAAAITPFDRRAQPHHARYIAHCKSLLQNGCDGINVLGTTGEANSIGLADRFDLMDAVASSGLPMDRMMVGTGAPAVEDAIRLTKHAQACGFSAALVLPPFYYKGVTDDGIFAFLARLIERSDPRRIKIYLYNFPAMTGLWYSVTLIERLVAEFPGIVAGIKDSANDRDYQRELLKRLPKFAVFPGTEGYIAEAKRDGCAGCISASVNVTSREAQAAWSASDADFAAKQAHVAELRTTIQSQPLIPAIKAIKSRIEHNDKWERLLPPLVPLTIEQRGQLFSALGDWIAQPATV, from the coding sequence ATGGCAAAGGTTCTCGGTGGCGTCATGGCCGCGGCGATCACGCCGTTCGACCGGCGCGCGCAACCCCACCACGCGCGATACATCGCCCACTGCAAGTCGCTTCTGCAGAACGGTTGCGACGGAATCAATGTTTTGGGCACGACCGGCGAGGCGAACTCGATCGGACTTGCCGACCGTTTCGATCTCATGGACGCCGTCGCGTCGAGCGGTCTCCCAATGGATCGCATGATGGTCGGTACCGGCGCTCCCGCAGTCGAGGATGCAATCCGGCTCACGAAGCACGCACAAGCCTGCGGTTTTTCCGCCGCGCTCGTGCTACCGCCGTTCTACTACAAAGGCGTTACCGACGACGGCATCTTTGCGTTTTTAGCGCGCCTGATCGAACGTTCCGATCCGCGCCGAATCAAGATCTATCTCTACAATTTTCCGGCAATGACCGGTTTGTGGTACTCCGTGACGTTGATCGAACGGCTGGTCGCCGAATTTCCCGGGATCGTAGCGGGCATCAAAGATAGTGCGAACGATCGCGACTACCAGCGCGAGCTTCTCAAGCGCCTCCCGAAGTTTGCAGTCTTCCCCGGAACCGAAGGGTACATTGCGGAAGCGAAGCGCGACGGTTGCGCGGGCTGCATCTCCGCGAGCGTCAACGTCACGTCACGTGAGGCGCAAGCCGCGTGGTCGGCGAGCGACGCCGACTTCGCCGCGAAGCAAGCCCATGTCGCAGAGCTACGCACGACGATTCAGTCGCAGCCGCTGATCCCGGCGATCAAAGCGATCAAATCACGCATCGAGCACAACGACAAGTGGGAGCGTCTCTTGCCGCCGCTCGTTCCGCTTACGATCGAACAGCGCGGCCAGTTGTTCAGCGCACTCGGCGACTGGATTGCCCAACCCGCAACGGTCTAA
- a CDS encoding DMT family transporter, giving the protein MIRYATLAGAQLFVGAAAIFARFALGGAGPVAVSYLRLGIAALIVVALAATRSTSRKWLDPRREALLAIAGVALAVHFAGWIASLEFTSIAISTLLVCTSPIFTGAFEALVARRKPSLSFILAIVCGAAGLTLVVMQHSEPAPIAGHVLLGAFLATLGAIAMSVYLTVVRSVRSDLDTLAIIARTYSWAAIVLAVLALAIHENPPALTNHTAWFGIIAMALISQLLGHTAINVSLRWFTPTTVGFATLLEPVIAAVLAAVIFREALAGAMLAGAVLLFVAIALAIRSQATQKRLAQESQGYFSILP; this is encoded by the coding sequence GTGATCAGGTACGCGACCCTCGCGGGCGCTCAGCTATTCGTCGGCGCAGCCGCGATCTTTGCGCGATTTGCGCTCGGCGGCGCCGGACCGGTGGCGGTCTCCTACCTGCGTCTGGGCATTGCCGCGTTAATCGTCGTCGCACTCGCGGCCACGCGGAGCACGTCACGCAAATGGCTCGACCCGCGTCGCGAAGCGCTGCTCGCAATTGCGGGCGTCGCTCTCGCCGTTCACTTTGCCGGATGGATCGCATCGCTCGAGTTCACGTCGATTGCAATCTCGACGCTGCTCGTGTGCACATCACCCATTTTCACCGGAGCCTTTGAGGCGCTCGTTGCGCGCCGCAAGCCGAGCCTTTCCTTTATTCTCGCAATCGTGTGCGGCGCCGCAGGTCTCACACTCGTCGTAATGCAGCATTCGGAGCCGGCTCCGATCGCAGGCCACGTACTGCTCGGCGCGTTTCTCGCAACGCTTGGCGCGATCGCGATGAGCGTCTACCTTACCGTCGTGCGCTCGGTGCGCAGCGATCTCGATACGCTCGCCATCATCGCCCGAACCTATTCGTGGGCGGCAATCGTCCTGGCGGTGCTCGCTCTAGCCATTCACGAGAATCCCCCAGCACTTACCAATCACACCGCCTGGTTCGGCATCATTGCGATGGCGCTGATCTCGCAACTGCTCGGACACACGGCGATAAATGTTTCGCTGCGCTGGTTTACGCCGACGACGGTCGGATTCGCGACGCTCCTCGAACCCGTCATTGCGGCAGTACTGGCCGCCGTGATTTTCCGCGAGGCGCTCGCAGGAGCGATGCTCGCCGGGGCCGTCTTGCTCTTCGTGGCGATCGCACTAGCCATTCGCAGCCAGGCTACCCAAAAGAGACTAGCCCAGGAGTCTCAGGGGTATTTCAGCATTCTCCCCTAG
- a CDS encoding FAD-binding and (Fe-S)-binding domain-containing protein yields MNALEERLRKEVQGDVAFDAVTRALYATDASIYQIEPRGVVIPKTIDDIAAVIGVCREAGVPVLPRGAGTSQCGQTVGNAVVVDTSKHLRAIEDLDASSRRVRVQPGLVLDHLNARLKREGLFFPIDPSTASRATLGGMTANNSSGARSIRYGMMVHNVLGVDAILADGTRAAFDDGAPNGVAPLIERLRAIASSEADEIAKRFPHVMRRVGGYNLDAIKTGPFNTAKILVGSEGTLAFFTSIELMLQPLPRERVLGICHFPRFHDAMVSTKDLVKFDPVAVELVDRTMLELSRTNPAFAPTIERYVKGRPDAILLVEFTGDDATLLRPKLDELDECMAALGFPNAVVKVTDAAAQSEIWSVRSAGLNIMTSMKGDAKPVSIIEDCAVDLEHLADYTARLTEIFEKYGTYGTWYAHASVGCLHVRPVLNVKHDEDVGKLRAIAEEAFALVREYGGSHSGEHGDGIVRSEFHREMFGERIVRAFEDVKDAFDPKGLFNPGKIVRPPLMDDRSLFRYPPGYEPINLDTALDWSEWGGFSSAVEMCNNNGACRKNSDVMCPSYMVTQDEEHVTRGRANALRHVLTGQLGRDALTSERMYDVLDLCVSCKGCRRECPTGVDMARMKIEFLHHYRKRHGWRTKDRIVASLPRYAPFMKYANAPTRLRNALAPLARGTEKLSGFSAKRSVPVPSARPFLDDSLRRQNGPPPVGEVVLFVDTFNRYFEPQNARAALRVLEAAKYDVIFPTLRDRGRPLCCGRTYLGAGMVDEARREMQRVIAALEEPARRGIPIVGLEPSCLLTLRDELLAVVPGEAAKTIASQALLFEEFLVREKCEGRLNLNLHPLAEQKAYVHGHCHQKAFGAFAPVLETLRMIPSLEVVPIDSSCCGMAGSFGYEIEHYEISKKMAERSLLPAVRSAGERDLIVTDGTSCRHQIADLSDRKALHVAQVLDRALLSS; encoded by the coding sequence TTGAACGCGCTCGAGGAGCGCTTACGTAAGGAAGTCCAAGGCGACGTCGCCTTTGATGCGGTTACGCGCGCACTGTACGCGACCGACGCGTCGATCTATCAGATCGAGCCGCGCGGCGTCGTCATTCCGAAAACCATCGACGACATCGCGGCGGTTATCGGCGTGTGCCGCGAAGCTGGTGTGCCGGTCTTGCCGCGCGGCGCCGGGACGTCGCAATGCGGACAAACCGTCGGGAACGCCGTCGTCGTCGACACCAGCAAGCATCTGCGCGCCATCGAGGATCTCGACGCGTCGTCGCGCCGTGTTCGCGTGCAGCCCGGACTCGTTCTCGATCACCTCAACGCGCGGCTGAAGCGCGAAGGGCTTTTTTTCCCCATCGATCCGTCGACCGCCAGTCGCGCAACGCTCGGGGGCATGACGGCGAACAATTCCTCAGGCGCGCGCTCGATCCGCTACGGCATGATGGTGCACAACGTTCTCGGCGTCGATGCAATCCTCGCCGACGGTACGCGTGCTGCCTTCGACGACGGTGCGCCAAACGGTGTCGCGCCATTGATCGAACGTCTGCGCGCGATCGCTTCGAGCGAGGCCGACGAGATCGCAAAGCGATTCCCGCATGTCATGCGCCGCGTGGGCGGCTACAATCTCGACGCAATCAAGACCGGGCCGTTCAACACGGCGAAGATTCTCGTTGGGTCTGAAGGGACGCTCGCATTCTTCACGTCGATCGAGCTGATGTTGCAGCCGCTGCCGCGCGAACGCGTGCTTGGGATTTGCCATTTTCCGCGCTTTCACGATGCCATGGTCTCGACGAAAGATCTGGTGAAATTCGATCCGGTCGCGGTCGAGCTCGTCGACCGCACGATGCTCGAGCTCTCGCGTACGAACCCGGCCTTCGCGCCGACGATCGAGCGTTATGTCAAAGGGCGTCCTGATGCGATCTTGCTGGTCGAGTTCACGGGTGACGATGCAACATTGTTGCGTCCGAAGCTCGACGAGCTGGACGAGTGCATGGCGGCGCTCGGCTTTCCGAATGCGGTCGTGAAAGTCACCGACGCCGCCGCACAGAGTGAGATTTGGTCGGTCCGCTCGGCGGGCCTGAACATCATGACCTCGATGAAAGGCGATGCAAAGCCGGTTTCGATCATCGAAGATTGTGCCGTCGATCTCGAGCATCTCGCCGATTACACGGCGCGCCTGACCGAGATCTTCGAAAAGTACGGAACGTACGGCACATGGTATGCGCATGCGTCGGTTGGCTGTCTGCACGTGCGCCCGGTGCTCAACGTCAAGCATGACGAAGACGTCGGCAAGCTCCGCGCGATCGCGGAAGAAGCCTTCGCACTGGTGCGTGAGTATGGCGGCTCGCACTCCGGGGAGCACGGCGACGGCATCGTGCGCTCCGAGTTCCACCGCGAGATGTTCGGCGAGCGCATCGTGCGTGCGTTCGAAGACGTCAAGGATGCCTTCGATCCGAAGGGGCTGTTCAATCCCGGCAAGATCGTTCGCCCGCCGCTGATGGACGATCGTTCGCTCTTTCGATATCCGCCGGGCTACGAGCCGATCAACCTGGATACCGCACTCGATTGGTCGGAGTGGGGCGGATTCTCGAGCGCCGTCGAGATGTGCAACAACAACGGCGCCTGCCGCAAGAATTCGGACGTCATGTGCCCGTCGTACATGGTGACGCAAGACGAGGAGCACGTCACGCGCGGGCGCGCCAACGCGCTGCGGCACGTCTTAACCGGACAACTCGGACGCGATGCGCTCACCTCGGAACGGATGTACGACGTGCTCGATTTGTGCGTGAGCTGCAAAGGCTGTCGTCGCGAGTGTCCGACCGGCGTCGACATGGCGCGCATGAAGATCGAGTTTCTGCATCACTATCGCAAACGGCACGGGTGGCGCACGAAGGACCGGATCGTTGCGAGCTTGCCGCGCTATGCGCCGTTCATGAAGTACGCAAACGCGCCGACACGCTTGCGGAATGCGCTTGCGCCACTCGCACGCGGAACCGAAAAGCTGAGCGGATTTTCGGCAAAGCGCTCGGTTCCGGTGCCGTCCGCGCGCCCGTTTCTGGACGATTCGCTGCGACGTCAAAACGGGCCGCCGCCTGTCGGCGAGGTCGTGCTCTTCGTCGACACGTTCAATCGCTATTTCGAGCCGCAGAATGCGCGCGCGGCGCTGCGCGTCCTCGAAGCGGCGAAATACGACGTCATTTTCCCGACGCTGCGCGACCGTGGGCGGCCGCTCTGCTGCGGACGTACCTATTTAGGTGCGGGGATGGTCGATGAGGCGCGGCGTGAGATGCAGCGGGTCATCGCCGCTCTTGAAGAACCTGCACGGCGCGGAATTCCGATCGTCGGCCTCGAGCCGTCGTGCTTGCTGACGTTACGCGACGAGTTGCTCGCCGTCGTGCCGGGCGAGGCTGCGAAGACGATTGCATCGCAGGCGTTGCTGTTCGAAGAATTTCTGGTGCGCGAGAAATGCGAAGGGCGCTTGAATCTCAACCTGCATCCGCTTGCGGAGCAGAAGGCCTACGTGCACGGACACTGCCATCAAAAAGCATTCGGCGCGTTCGCCCCGGTGTTGGAAACGCTGCGCATGATTCCGTCGCTCGAGGTCGTGCCGATCGATTCGAGCTGCTGCGGCATGGCCGGCAGCTTCGGTTATGAGATCGAGCACTACGAGATCTCGAAGAAGATGGCGGAGCGTTCGCTGCTTCCCGCTGTGCGGTCTGCCGGCGAACGCGACCTGATTGTCACCGACGGAACGAGTTGCCGCCACCAAATCGCCGATCTTTCCGATCGCAAAGCGCTTCACGTCGCGCAGGTCCTCGACCGCGCCCTCCTGTCATCCTGA